One genomic segment of Brevibacillus laterosporus LMG 15441 includes these proteins:
- a CDS encoding S8 family serine peptidase: protein MLRKPKKITSIALATSLLLGVIPYNVMAATPKEGLELDALLDVNELTKAKVTGETDEEVSTGPAYISPALDTKSSKMVTVIVQLKADPVVVTKGKSKSSEREARSLVSDDQDDFEGLIEDKGLDVDIEKKFEEVFNGMVVTLPANEIPKLAELPNVKAVYNNINYYSQPEVEVVSETADLPPGHYDANPLKAMKIPEMWKLGYTGKGLKVGVIDTGVDYLHPDLKDAYKGGYDSYDDDDDPYEQKPIPVEEDPEGKGYKGSHHGTHVAGTIVGRASNKTSDVHVRGIAYESDLYSYRVLGRHGGSSAQVIDGIERAVKDGMDVINLSLGSDLEKSPDSPDAIALNNAVLAGVIPVVANGNAANNNPNQYYYTAGSPAGAKLVISVGATTPPVELYTSTATTSFGKNYEFKVASYETGLNDFAKIVGTDALSLVFANLGMNSDFAKVDVKGKVVLVSRGGVPFVDKISSAKKAGAKAIIIYNGNDANGDGIADPDPVGRDDYFNSYLGDQMDAIPTFDMKGKEGRELVKLIQADPSKATITFSSEYPKTEEKGDLMADFSSRGPAMDDEYSIKPDVSAPGVSILSAKPTWKKDFPDANYDHAYQRLNGTSMATPHVAGLVLLLKQAHPDWTPFDVKAAMANTAVEIKDGNGVLYDVYSQGSGRVDGLAALKTPALLQTVEKTKILDKNMNEKYVTNYGTNVSFGLVSRDMKKPLVRTLQLKNTSDEEVEYEAEVIMHEKVTSVPGKPATTTNVDNLKVKLSEDDFTVKPGKSLQFNLQIEAKKKVKDGVYEGEVRLKSQDGHPDLHLPFVIHVGDEREENKFGFDSFKLSSTQVNPDSLTFSASADLQAKDINLIELQIWGLNDEKLGTMAVEKKTDKKGNLQLLKPGKLSFKNLTGEYVSTKTGKLTKPENGKYKVRIFGYQYDPENPVEKEEDIKIKYEAWSAISIQGPVDEEDREDIRELVNEAADDFSAKIVNVSELNKQVLKLPNETDEITYKVVESSNPDLIDNDGFLVKLPKKKQKKPVYLTVYVSSVKVPSIKKAVVVDVVLQPNKGKGKGKGKGRLPAPSEVEEQVEQQVEQQLKQQAEQTEQQVAEPTVQ, encoded by the coding sequence TTGTTACGAAAACCGAAAAAGATTACATCAATAGCACTAGCTACTAGCTTGTTGCTAGGAGTTATCCCGTATAATGTTATGGCGGCGACTCCAAAAGAAGGTCTAGAATTGGACGCCCTATTAGACGTTAACGAGTTAACAAAGGCAAAGGTAACGGGGGAAACTGATGAGGAAGTTTCTACTGGCCCTGCGTACATATCTCCTGCTTTGGATACCAAGTCTTCTAAAATGGTCACGGTTATTGTCCAATTAAAAGCTGACCCAGTTGTTGTAACGAAAGGAAAGTCGAAAAGTTCTGAAAGAGAAGCCCGTTCACTAGTATCTGATGATCAGGATGATTTTGAAGGACTTATTGAAGACAAGGGCCTTGATGTAGATATCGAGAAGAAGTTTGAAGAAGTATTTAATGGAATGGTAGTGACTCTGCCTGCAAATGAAATCCCTAAGCTGGCTGAACTGCCTAATGTAAAAGCTGTTTATAACAACATTAACTACTATTCCCAACCAGAGGTAGAGGTTGTATCTGAGACAGCCGATCTACCACCAGGACATTATGACGCGAACCCTCTGAAAGCAATGAAAATACCTGAGATGTGGAAGCTAGGCTACACGGGAAAAGGCTTAAAAGTAGGTGTTATTGACACCGGTGTGGACTATTTGCACCCTGACTTAAAGGATGCCTATAAAGGTGGTTATGACTCCTACGACGATGATGATGACCCATATGAGCAAAAGCCAATCCCAGTTGAAGAAGATCCAGAGGGGAAAGGTTATAAAGGCTCACATCACGGTACTCACGTAGCTGGCACAATTGTGGGACGAGCTTCCAATAAAACATCTGATGTTCATGTTCGTGGAATTGCCTATGAGTCTGACCTTTATTCATACCGTGTATTAGGACGACATGGCGGAAGCTCGGCTCAAGTAATTGATGGAATTGAACGTGCTGTTAAAGATGGCATGGATGTTATCAATTTGTCGTTAGGCTCTGATTTGGAAAAGAGCCCTGACTCACCTGATGCTATCGCATTAAATAATGCTGTATTGGCTGGGGTTATTCCAGTGGTAGCTAACGGAAATGCTGCTAATAATAATCCAAATCAATATTATTATACAGCCGGATCTCCAGCAGGAGCTAAGTTAGTTATTTCTGTAGGAGCAACTACGCCACCAGTAGAGTTGTATACCAGTACAGCTACTACCTCTTTCGGTAAAAACTATGAATTTAAAGTAGCAAGTTATGAAACAGGTCTAAATGATTTTGCGAAGATAGTGGGTACAGATGCCCTCTCGCTTGTATTTGCTAACCTAGGAATGAATTCTGATTTTGCTAAAGTAGATGTGAAGGGAAAAGTGGTCTTAGTTTCACGCGGTGGAGTACCCTTTGTGGACAAGATCTCCAGTGCGAAAAAAGCGGGAGCAAAAGCGATTATTATTTATAATGGCAATGATGCAAATGGAGACGGCATTGCGGATCCAGATCCGGTAGGTCGTGACGATTACTTTAATTCCTATCTTGGCGATCAAATGGATGCAATTCCTACCTTTGATATGAAAGGAAAAGAAGGCCGTGAATTGGTGAAGCTAATTCAAGCTGATCCAAGCAAAGCTACCATTACGTTTAGCAGCGAGTATCCTAAGACGGAAGAAAAAGGCGATCTAATGGCTGACTTTAGTTCGCGTGGACCAGCTATGGATGATGAGTACTCAATTAAGCCAGATGTTTCGGCTCCAGGGGTAAGTATCCTGTCAGCTAAGCCAACATGGAAAAAGGATTTCCCAGATGCGAATTACGATCATGCATACCAACGCCTAAACGGTACAAGTATGGCGACACCGCATGTAGCAGGTCTAGTATTGCTTTTAAAACAGGCTCACCCAGATTGGACGCCATTTGATGTAAAGGCGGCTATGGCTAATACTGCTGTTGAAATCAAGGATGGCAATGGTGTTCTATATGATGTGTATTCCCAAGGTTCTGGTCGTGTAGATGGTTTGGCAGCGCTAAAAACACCAGCTCTGCTACAAACAGTTGAAAAGACCAAAATCCTAGATAAAAACATGAATGAAAAGTATGTTACCAACTACGGAACAAATGTTAGCTTTGGCTTAGTTTCCAGAGACATGAAAAAACCATTAGTTAGAACTCTTCAATTAAAAAATACTTCCGATGAAGAGGTTGAATACGAAGCAGAAGTTATTATGCACGAAAAGGTAACGTCTGTACCAGGAAAACCAGCAACAACTACTAATGTGGACAACCTGAAAGTGAAGCTGTCAGAGGATGACTTCACCGTAAAACCTGGAAAGTCCCTACAATTTAATTTGCAGATAGAGGCTAAGAAAAAAGTAAAGGACGGCGTATATGAAGGTGAAGTTCGTCTGAAGAGCCAGGATGGACACCCTGACTTGCATCTGCCGTTTGTTATTCATGTAGGTGATGAAAGAGAAGAAAACAAATTCGGTTTTGATAGCTTTAAGCTCTCCAGCACTCAGGTTAATCCGGATTCACTCACTTTCTCTGCATCTGCCGATTTGCAGGCAAAGGATATTAATCTCATTGAGCTACAGATTTGGGGTCTAAATGACGAGAAGCTAGGTACAATGGCTGTAGAGAAGAAGACAGACAAAAAAGGAAATCTTCAGTTATTGAAACCAGGAAAGCTTTCCTTTAAAAATCTAACTGGGGAGTATGTAAGTACAAAAACTGGTAAACTGACAAAGCCGGAAAACGGAAAATATAAAGTAAGAATCTTTGGATATCAGTATGATCCAGAGAATCCAGTTGAAAAAGAGGAAGATATAAAAATTAAATATGAGGCTTGGAGTGCTATTTCCATTCAAGGTCCAGTTGATGAAGAAGACCGTGAAGACATCAGGGAATTAGTTAACGAAGCAGCCGATGATTTCTCTGCAAAGATTGTCAATGTAAGCGAATTGAATAAGCAAGTGTTGAAGCTACCGAATGAAACAGATGAAATTACTTATAAAGTGGTAGAAAGCTCTAACCCTGATTTGATCGACAACGATGGCTTCCTAGTAAAATTGCCAAAGAAAAAACAGAAAAAGCCAGTGTATCTTACCGTTTATGTATCTTCTGTAAAGGTGCCTTCGATTAAAAAGGCAGTCGTTGTAGATGTAGTGCTGCAACCGAATAAAGGTAAGGGAAAAGGAAAAGGAAAAGGTAGACTTCCTGCTCCAAGCGAAGTAGAAGAACAAGTTGAACAACAAGTTGAGCAGCAACTTAAGCAGCAAGCTGAACAAACTGAGCAACAAGTGGCCGAACCTACTGTTCAGTAA
- a CDS encoding DUF6042 family protein encodes MQTIQDLRTKGSDDIIIPKGYDMHGWSTVFSHEMNVLFKAVCYAVSKLETKEEMLKSIYSTRALEGTFDTLDKNKFHDEENYENYVALLEKYANFLKRSNYEYPATAQEALDMFIKWGLVIDKGTSLDVPVDPFPEVVDTFELRDDEMFALYHIRLESLIHPVFSQLVMYLHEKEENEFSLSKNEIKEILGGINDNMLTEVLIKLTPYLEEPIERFQEIPDNEKMEFKVVWERIYEDFLGTDNPQALQ; translated from the coding sequence ATGCAAACGATACAAGATCTTCGCACAAAAGGTAGCGACGATATTATTATTCCGAAAGGCTATGACATGCATGGCTGGAGCACCGTGTTCTCTCATGAGATGAACGTATTGTTTAAAGCCGTTTGCTATGCGGTGAGCAAGCTAGAGACAAAAGAAGAAATGTTAAAGTCCATCTATTCTACTAGAGCATTGGAAGGAACTTTCGATACATTGGATAAAAATAAATTCCATGACGAAGAGAACTATGAAAACTATGTGGCTCTATTGGAGAAGTACGCTAACTTTTTGAAGCGTTCTAACTATGAGTATCCGGCAACAGCTCAGGAAGCGTTAGATATGTTCATTAAGTGGGGACTAGTAATTGATAAAGGAACAAGCCTAGATGTACCAGTAGATCCCTTCCCAGAAGTAGTAGATACATTCGAGCTTCGTGATGATGAAATGTTCGCTTTGTATCACATTCGTTTGGAGTCGTTGATTCATCCAGTATTTAGCCAGTTAGTAATGTATCTACATGAAAAAGAAGAGAATGAATTCTCGTTATCCAAAAATGAGATCAAGGAAATTCTAGGAGGCATTAACGATAATATGCTAACAGAAGTCTTGATCAAATTAACACCATACCTAGAAGAGCCGATTGAACGTTTCCAAGAAATTCCGGATAATGAAAAAATGGAATTCAAAGTGGTATGGGAGCGTATTTACGAGGATTTCTTGGGTACAGATAATCCGCAAGCTCTTCAATAA
- a CDS encoding F0F1 ATP synthase subunit epsilon: protein MSKMVIEIVTPERVVYSGEATMVIARGVEGELGILPNHTPLVTPLKIAPVRIKQEGDKETVIAVSGGFMEVRGQEVTILAEAAEQSTDIDAARAELAKQRAEKRLNEKFPDLDVHRAEYALQRAVVRLDVARHK, encoded by the coding sequence ATGAGCAAAATGGTAATAGAGATCGTTACTCCTGAACGGGTTGTCTATAGCGGAGAAGCCACAATGGTCATTGCACGAGGCGTTGAAGGTGAGTTAGGTATTCTTCCTAACCATACGCCGCTAGTGACTCCGTTAAAAATTGCTCCTGTTCGGATTAAGCAAGAAGGCGACAAAGAGACCGTAATCGCAGTTAGCGGCGGCTTCATGGAAGTTCGCGGCCAAGAGGTAACGATTTTAGCAGAAGCAGCAGAGCAATCAACAGACATTGATGCAGCTCGTGCAGAATTAGCAAAACAACGTGCCGAAAAACGTCTCAATGAGAAGTTTCCAGATCTTGACGTTCATCGCGCTGAGTATGCCCTACAACGCGCAGTTGTACGTTTAGATGTGGCACGCCACAAGTAA
- the atpD gene encoding F0F1 ATP synthase subunit beta has protein sequence MAKGRVVQVMGPVVDIEFDNGHLPAIYNAIKISYKAQSSGERDIDLVCEVALHLGDNQVRTVAMSSTDGLIRGIEAIDTGAPISVPVGEVTLGRVFNVLGDPIDEVEMNDVPRRDPIHRQAPAYEDQATSTEILETGIKVVDLLAPYVKGGKIGLFGGAGVGKTVLIQELINNIAQEHGGISVFAGVGERTREGNDLYHEMKDSGVIAKTAMVFGQMNEPPGARLRIALTGLTMAEYFRDEEGRDVLLFIDNIFRFTQAGSEVSALLGRMPSAVGYQPTLASEMGSLQERITSTKKGSVTSIQAIYVPADDYTDPAPATTFAHLDATTNLDRGISELGIYPAVDPLASTSRALAPDIVGQEHYEVARGVQTILQRYKELQDIIAILGMDELSDEDKQTVARARRVQRFLSQPFHVAEQFTGFPGKYVPVKETVRSFKEILDGKHDDLPESAFLFVGTIEEAVEKAKNMK, from the coding sequence ATGGCGAAAGGGCGCGTAGTTCAGGTAATGGGACCGGTTGTTGACATTGAATTCGACAATGGTCACCTGCCTGCTATCTATAATGCGATCAAAATTTCTTATAAAGCACAAAGCTCCGGGGAACGCGACATTGATCTAGTATGTGAAGTTGCGCTTCATTTGGGAGATAACCAAGTTCGTACAGTTGCGATGTCTTCTACAGACGGTTTAATCCGTGGTATCGAAGCAATCGACACAGGTGCACCAATTTCTGTACCTGTAGGTGAAGTTACATTGGGCCGTGTATTTAACGTATTAGGCGATCCAATCGACGAAGTAGAAATGAACGATGTTCCTCGTCGTGATCCGATTCACCGTCAAGCACCTGCTTATGAAGACCAAGCAACTTCTACTGAGATCCTAGAAACAGGTATCAAGGTTGTTGACTTGCTAGCACCATACGTAAAAGGTGGTAAAATTGGTCTATTTGGTGGTGCGGGTGTAGGTAAAACCGTACTAATTCAGGAATTGATCAATAACATCGCGCAAGAGCACGGCGGTATCTCAGTATTCGCTGGTGTAGGTGAGCGTACTCGTGAGGGTAATGACCTTTACCACGAAATGAAGGATTCCGGTGTTATCGCTAAAACAGCGATGGTATTTGGACAAATGAACGAACCACCAGGTGCACGTCTACGTATCGCACTGACTGGTCTTACAATGGCTGAGTATTTCCGTGATGAAGAAGGCCGTGACGTACTTCTGTTCATCGATAACATTTTCCGTTTCACGCAAGCTGGTTCTGAGGTATCCGCCCTTCTTGGACGTATGCCATCTGCGGTAGGTTACCAACCAACACTTGCTTCTGAAATGGGTAGCTTGCAAGAGCGTATCACTTCCACGAAAAAAGGTTCTGTTACTTCTATTCAAGCGATCTACGTACCAGCGGATGACTATACTGACCCAGCACCTGCTACTACGTTTGCTCACTTGGATGCAACAACTAACCTGGATCGTGGTATTTCCGAGTTGGGTATCTATCCAGCGGTTGACCCGCTAGCTTCTACTTCTCGTGCACTAGCACCTGACATTGTAGGTCAAGAACACTATGAAGTAGCTCGTGGCGTACAGACAATCCTACAACGTTATAAGGAATTGCAAGATATCATCGCGATCCTAGGTATGGATGAGTTGAGCGATGAGGACAAACAAACCGTAGCGCGCGCACGCCGTGTACAACGTTTCTTGTCCCAGCCTTTCCACGTTGCTGAACAATTTACTGGATTCCCTGGTAAATATGTACCAGTTAAGGAGACTGTACGTAGCTTTAAAGAAATTCTTGATGGTAAACATGATGATTTGCCAGAGTCAGCTTTCCTATTTGTAGGTACGATTGAAGAAGCAGTTGAAAAAGCAAAGAACATGAAGTAA
- the atpG gene encoding ATP synthase F1 subunit gamma — MAQGIREVKRRIKSVKNTRQITKAMKMVSTAKLRRAQDQAQAARPYAQKVQEVVASIAAGSTGFKHPMLQTRPVKKTGYIVITSDRGLAGGYNGNIIRKVLQAANEKHKSKDEYAIFVIGRKGRDFFVKRNYPVIEEVVGMPENPSFSDIKQIAYTAVKLYAEEQIDELYLCYNEFESAISQVPQVKRLLPLQSIESDSQASTVNYDYEPSAEEVLAVLLPKYAETLIYSAVLDAKASEHGARMTSMGNATDNASDIIDRLTLFYNRARQAAITQEISEIVAGANSQV; from the coding sequence GTGGCTCAAGGTATTCGTGAAGTAAAACGACGTATAAAAAGCGTTAAAAACACGCGTCAGATCACGAAAGCGATGAAGATGGTGTCTACTGCAAAACTTCGCCGTGCCCAAGACCAAGCGCAAGCGGCTCGCCCGTATGCTCAAAAGGTTCAAGAGGTAGTAGCAAGTATTGCCGCAGGAAGCACTGGCTTTAAACATCCGATGCTTCAAACCCGTCCGGTGAAGAAGACAGGATATATCGTAATTACTTCTGACCGTGGACTCGCAGGAGGATATAACGGGAATATCATCCGTAAGGTTCTTCAGGCGGCTAACGAAAAGCATAAATCTAAAGATGAGTATGCGATCTTTGTTATCGGACGCAAAGGCCGCGATTTCTTTGTGAAACGTAACTATCCTGTTATTGAAGAGGTAGTTGGAATGCCGGAAAACCCTAGTTTTTCTGACATTAAGCAAATTGCGTACACAGCAGTTAAATTATATGCGGAAGAACAGATCGACGAACTCTATCTCTGCTATAACGAATTTGAATCTGCTATCTCGCAAGTTCCACAGGTGAAACGCCTGTTGCCACTTCAATCAATTGAATCGGATTCACAGGCCTCTACAGTTAACTATGATTATGAGCCTTCTGCAGAAGAGGTTCTCGCAGTGCTTTTGCCAAAATATGCAGAAACGCTAATCTATAGTGCTGTATTGGATGCAAAAGCTTCAGAGCACGGAGCGCGTATGACCTCGATGGGTAATGCGACTGATAATGCATCTGATATTATCGATCGTTTGACACTCTTCTATAACCGTGCTCGTCAGGCAGCCATCACGCAAGAAATCTCCGAGATTGTTGCGGGTGCGAACTCACAAGTATAA
- the atpA gene encoding F0F1 ATP synthase subunit alpha, with product MSAIRPEEISSLIKERIANYKAEIEIADVGTVITVGDGIARVHGLEKAMAGELLEFQNGVMGMVLNLESDNVGVIILGAFRDIKEGDTVKRTGRVMEVPVGEALLGRVVNPLGQPIDGLGPIATTEFRPIENNAPGVMARKSVHEPLQTGIKAIDSMVPIGRGQRELIIGDRQTGKTSVALDTIINQKGNGMICIYVAIGQKQSTVAGVVETLRKHGALDYTIVVSATASDPAPLLYLAPYAGVTMGEYFMYKGGHVLCIYDDLSKQAAAYRELSLLLRRPPGREAYPGDVFYLHSRLLERAAKLSDELGAGSLTALPFIETQGSDVSAYIPTNVISITDGQIFLETDLFNAGQRPAVNAGISVSRVGGSAQIKAMKKVAGPLRLDLAQYRELAAFAQFGSDLDKATQARLTRGERVVEILKQPSYQPMPVEKQVISIFAATKGFLDEIAVEDVRRFEKELLAFIDSNKPQLFEHIRTTNELPDEKELGAAIEEFKKGFAPSR from the coding sequence GTGAGTGCAATCAGACCTGAAGAAATTAGCTCGCTCATCAAAGAGCGCATCGCTAATTATAAAGCTGAGATCGAAATCGCTGACGTAGGTACGGTTATCACTGTTGGTGACGGTATTGCGCGCGTACATGGTTTGGAAAAAGCAATGGCCGGTGAGCTTCTTGAGTTCCAAAACGGCGTTATGGGTATGGTACTCAACTTGGAAAGCGATAACGTAGGGGTAATTATCCTTGGAGCTTTCCGTGACATTAAAGAAGGTGACACGGTTAAACGTACTGGCCGTGTAATGGAAGTACCAGTAGGGGAAGCGCTATTAGGTCGCGTAGTTAACCCACTTGGTCAACCGATTGACGGATTGGGTCCAATTGCGACTACGGAATTCCGTCCTATCGAAAACAATGCTCCTGGTGTAATGGCACGTAAATCCGTTCATGAGCCATTGCAAACAGGTATTAAAGCTATTGACTCCATGGTACCGATCGGTCGTGGTCAGCGTGAGTTGATCATCGGTGACCGTCAAACAGGTAAAACATCTGTTGCTTTGGATACCATCATCAATCAAAAGGGTAACGGCATGATTTGTATCTACGTTGCCATTGGTCAAAAGCAATCAACAGTTGCTGGCGTAGTTGAAACACTTCGTAAGCATGGTGCTCTTGATTATACAATCGTTGTTTCCGCTACAGCTTCTGATCCAGCTCCATTGCTGTATCTAGCTCCTTATGCGGGTGTAACAATGGGTGAGTATTTCATGTACAAGGGCGGACATGTCCTATGTATTTATGATGACTTATCTAAACAAGCGGCAGCTTATCGTGAGTTGTCCCTATTGCTTCGCCGTCCTCCAGGTCGTGAAGCATACCCTGGTGACGTATTCTACTTGCATTCCCGCTTGTTAGAGCGTGCAGCCAAATTATCTGATGAACTAGGAGCTGGTTCTCTAACAGCACTTCCTTTCATCGAGACTCAAGGTTCTGACGTATCTGCGTACATTCCAACGAACGTTATCTCCATCACAGATGGACAGATCTTCTTGGAAACCGATTTGTTTAACGCAGGTCAACGTCCAGCGGTTAACGCAGGTATCTCTGTATCCCGCGTAGGTGGTTCCGCACAGATTAAAGCAATGAAAAAAGTAGCTGGTCCACTTCGTTTGGACTTGGCACAATATCGTGAGTTGGCTGCGTTTGCGCAGTTCGGTTCCGATTTGGATAAAGCAACACAAGCTCGTTTGACTCGTGGTGAGCGTGTTGTTGAAATCCTAAAACAACCTTCATACCAACCAATGCCTGTTGAAAAGCAAGTTATCTCTATCTTCGCTGCGACAAAAGGCTTCCTAGACGAAATTGCTGTGGAAGACGTTCGTCGTTTCGAAAAAGAATTGCTTGCCTTCATCGACTCCAATAAACCACAGTTGTTCGAACATATCCGTACAACAAACGAATTACCGGATGAAAAAGAATTAGGAGCAGCGATCGAAGAGTTTAAAAAAGGCTTTGCTCCAAGCCGTTAA
- a CDS encoding F0F1 ATP synthase subunit delta, protein MSGALAKRYARALFEIAEERGLIDQIEGELKDLAEALKQVPDFHKLFTHPRIAVASKKELLEELFKGKASQEVINFLFALVDNKRESEFAEITRAYVEMANDKRGFADAVVTTAKPLSQEELEELAIQFGQMLNKKLRFESVIDPTIIGGVVVKIGDRLYDGSLKTKLEHFAHQI, encoded by the coding sequence ATGAGTGGAGCATTAGCAAAACGTTACGCGCGTGCTCTGTTTGAGATTGCAGAAGAGCGTGGACTCATTGATCAAATTGAAGGTGAGTTAAAAGACCTTGCTGAAGCATTAAAACAGGTACCTGACTTCCATAAATTATTTACGCATCCTCGAATTGCCGTTGCTTCTAAGAAAGAGTTGCTGGAGGAGCTTTTCAAAGGAAAAGCTTCGCAGGAAGTAATCAACTTTCTTTTTGCGTTAGTAGACAACAAACGTGAAAGTGAATTCGCAGAAATAACCAGAGCATACGTAGAAATGGCCAACGATAAACGTGGCTTTGCGGATGCCGTTGTTACTACAGCTAAACCACTGAGCCAGGAAGAATTAGAAGAGCTTGCTATTCAGTTTGGTCAAATGCTGAATAAAAAGCTACGCTTCGAAAGCGTAATAGACCCTACTATTATTGGTGGAGTCGTTGTGAAGATTGGCGATCGTTTATATGACGGTAGCTTGAAAACGAAATTAGAGCATTTTGCGCATCAAATATAA
- the atpF gene encoding F0F1 ATP synthase subunit B: MLEFGAVTLEGGTMLFQVLAFLILLLVVRKFAVGPITQIMEKRRQYVASEIEAAERNRKEAEGLLAEQRRLLEEARQETKALIERATRQAQEEEARIKKEAEETAARLKAEASAEIARETEKAKEELRTQMASLSVMLASKIIEKELDEATQKSTIDQFLKQVGDRL, from the coding sequence ATGCTAGAGTTTGGAGCGGTAACCCTTGAAGGGGGCACGATGCTCTTTCAAGTACTCGCATTCCTGATACTTCTTTTAGTTGTTAGGAAATTTGCAGTTGGCCCTATAACACAAATCATGGAAAAACGCCGTCAATACGTTGCATCAGAAATTGAAGCAGCAGAACGTAACCGTAAAGAAGCGGAAGGACTACTAGCTGAACAACGCCGCTTGTTAGAAGAAGCTCGTCAAGAAACAAAAGCTCTAATTGAGCGTGCAACTCGTCAAGCACAAGAAGAAGAAGCGCGTATTAAGAAAGAGGCAGAAGAAACGGCAGCTCGTCTGAAAGCGGAAGCAAGTGCAGAAATTGCTCGCGAGACAGAGAAAGCTAAAGAAGAACTACGTACGCAAATGGCAAGTCTATCTGTTATGTTGGCTTCTAAAATTATTGAAAAAGAATTGGATGAAGCTACACAAAAATCCACGATTGATCAGTTCCTGAAACAAGTAGGGGATCGCTTATGA
- the atpE gene encoding F0F1 ATP synthase subunit C produces the protein MNTLALAIGIIFGLAALGGAIGNSLVISRTIEGVARQPEARGSLMGLMLLGVGLVEAVPIIAVAVGFILYSQM, from the coding sequence ATGAATACTTTGGCTTTAGCAATCGGTATTATCTTTGGTTTAGCTGCATTAGGTGGAGCAATCGGTAACTCACTAGTTATCTCTCGCACAATTGAAGGTGTTGCACGTCAACCAGAAGCTCGTGGTAGCTTGATGGGTCTTATGCTTCTAGGGGTAGGTCTTGTTGAAGCGGTGCCTATCATCGCGGTTGCGGTTGGTTTCATTCTTTACTCCCAAATGTAA
- the atpB gene encoding F0F1 ATP synthase subunit A produces the protein MRERGEQILDHWSLKFKLGGLVFDIPTMLMITLTAILVFVLLVVLSRQLTTGVPGGRQNLLEWIVDFINNLARSVMDAKTAARFITLAVTVFLYIILGNWLGLGLNVVTLHHNDPAQNKVVNEQVVEMLTISGTPEAQAKKIEKVEHALEPGGHGIHIAWWKSPTAAASVTFSLALTILLYSQYVDIRRHGLGTYLKHFLNPLHILEELVIKPLTLPLRLFGNIFAGEVLIAFLMSTGVFIGSIPLLAWLGYSVFVGAVQAYIFTTLTIIYISQKTNDGH, from the coding sequence TTGAGGGAAAGGGGTGAACAAATTTTGGATCATTGGTCATTAAAATTTAAGCTCGGTGGACTCGTATTCGATATTCCGACCATGCTTATGATTACGTTGACAGCTATTTTGGTTTTTGTCCTACTGGTTGTTTTATCTCGTCAATTAACGACAGGTGTTCCAGGTGGAAGGCAAAACCTTCTAGAGTGGATTGTCGATTTCATCAATAACTTGGCAAGATCGGTTATGGATGCAAAAACGGCTGCAAGGTTTATTACACTTGCTGTAACAGTTTTTCTCTATATCATTCTAGGGAACTGGTTAGGGCTAGGTCTTAACGTAGTTACGCTGCATCACAACGACCCTGCTCAAAACAAGGTAGTTAACGAACAAGTTGTTGAGATGTTGACGATTTCTGGGACTCCTGAGGCTCAGGCTAAGAAAATCGAAAAAGTGGAACATGCACTTGAACCAGGTGGACATGGTATACACATCGCATGGTGGAAGTCTCCAACGGCTGCTGCAAGTGTGACCTTCTCGCTGGCGCTTACTATCCTTCTTTACTCTCAATACGTGGATATTCGACGTCATGGGCTAGGTACGTACCTGAAGCATTTTCTTAACCCACTCCATATCCTTGAAGAACTGGTCATTAAGCCATTAACACTTCCACTCCGTCTATTTGGTAACATTTTTGCCGGGGAAGTTTTGATTGCCTTCTTAATGAGCACCGGTGTCTTTATTGGTAGTATCCCATTATTAGCGTGGCTTGGTTATTCCGTCTTCGTAGGGGCAGTTCAAGCTTATATCTTCACGACCCTTACAATCATATATATTTCGCAGAAAACGAATGATGGTCACTAA
- a CDS encoding ATP synthase subunit I, with protein sequence MQTFYTAVRNIIRCVLWSIALIGVLWFLLPDYRLFFQSLLLGSFASLINGLLLYLKVWKITGNIGKTKGIGMVQRFAVTIIAVFIALRFPELFQIMGVIIGLLVFQVFSIIFVYYNLKNR encoded by the coding sequence ATGCAAACATTCTATACTGCCGTACGTAATATCATCCGCTGTGTTTTATGGTCTATTGCCCTTATCGGGGTTCTATGGTTTCTCCTACCTGATTATAGATTGTTTTTTCAGTCATTACTGTTGGGTAGCTTTGCAAGTCTTATCAATGGACTTCTCCTTTATCTGAAGGTATGGAAAATTACTGGTAATATAGGAAAAACCAAGGGAATAGGAATGGTGCAGAGGTTTGCAGTTACAATTATAGCAGTTTTTATAGCCCTAAGATTTCCAGAATTGTTTCAAATTATGGGAGTTATTATTGGACTGCTAGTATTTCAAGTGTTTTCGATTATTTTTGTGTATTACAATCTTAAAAATAGATGA